From Psychrobacillus sp. FSL K6-2836, a single genomic window includes:
- a CDS encoding general stress protein: MNIESNRRIEIARTEEEMYEKLEGLQNQGYTESDIHVISTENAHLNTLSRHSEVSTHETGTLMDKFKSWFTGEDAIAEGLRKLDLSEEERARYAGEVARGSIVLYTDVLTFNDEPMYGTHENEFEQEYTDTVGTDMVQNRFMENEEPISEYAKEQGFTPSNNKFVNDTDSRFDEPQDRFARGETFSTDPYLAREEDHIGHSMQEDRVVRESRPKIDENVMTEERTYGTQSPGVDPNLGPAAYGSETVIEEEEERLSHDQYEEKLEYQKKLDDIPPTNRLY; encoded by the coding sequence ATGAACATTGAATCGAATAGACGAATTGAAATTGCTCGTACGGAAGAAGAAATGTATGAAAAATTGGAAGGCCTACAAAATCAGGGTTATACAGAAAGTGATATACATGTAATCTCAACTGAAAATGCACATTTAAATACACTTAGTCGTCATTCAGAAGTTTCTACACATGAGACTGGAACATTAATGGATAAGTTCAAATCCTGGTTTACTGGAGAAGATGCAATAGCAGAAGGACTAAGAAAATTAGATTTAAGTGAAGAGGAAAGAGCAAGATATGCAGGAGAAGTGGCAAGAGGAAGTATTGTCCTCTACACAGATGTCCTAACGTTTAACGATGAACCGATGTACGGTACCCATGAAAATGAGTTTGAACAAGAATATACAGATACAGTTGGCACAGATATGGTACAAAATCGTTTTATGGAAAACGAAGAACCGATTAGTGAGTATGCTAAGGAGCAGGGATTCACACCATCCAATAATAAGTTTGTAAATGATACAGATAGCCGCTTTGATGAACCTCAGGATCGCTTCGCACGTGGGGAGACCTTTTCAACCGATCCATACTTAGCTCGTGAAGAGGATCATATTGGACACTCTATGCAGGAAGATAGAGTAGTTAGAGAGTCTCGTCCGAAGATTGATGAAAATGTTATGACAGAAGAAAGAACATATGGCACGCAATCGCCAGGCGTCGATCCGAATCTAGGTCCTGCAGCGTATGGGAGTGAAACGGTAATTGAGGAAGAAGAGGAAAGACTTTCTCATGATCAATATGAAGAGAAATTGGAGTATCAAAAGAAACTAGATGATATCCCTCCAACTAATCGACTGTATTAA
- a CDS encoding YusW family protein produces the protein MRIKKFPLLGIALISTVLLLGACGDKEEVTEAPDKDAAQSEFGFQSFELDVDTADQKDAIDASFDIDISETEAEYVNQLESINLTGDDAYAELEPIFKELGLTKDMSKDEVIEKVTQAFGVEEYTEFELEVEFSDGDTQEFNDRK, from the coding sequence ATGAGAATAAAAAAATTTCCATTACTTGGTATTGCTCTTATCTCAACTGTCCTATTATTAGGGGCTTGTGGAGATAAGGAAGAAGTGACCGAAGCACCTGATAAGGACGCTGCTCAAAGTGAATTTGGTTTTCAGTCATTTGAATTGGATGTAGATACGGCAGATCAAAAGGATGCAATTGATGCTTCTTTTGATATTGATATTTCAGAAACAGAGGCGGAGTACGTTAACCAATTAGAATCCATAAATCTTACAGGCGATGATGCCTATGCAGAGTTGGAACCAATCTTTAAAGAACTTGGCCTAACAAAAGATATGAGTAAGGATGAAGTGATCGAAAAGGTTACTCAAGCATTTGGAGTAGAGGAGTATACTGAATTCGAGTTAGAAGTAGAATTTTCTGACGGAGATACGCAAGAATTTAATGATAGAAAATAA
- a CDS encoding YecA family protein, translated as MVGRNDPCPCGSGKKYKKCCESKQTDSIEEVQTEELERILQSFYDHYPERKDMEEYADLVRDWSKTIGDYLDLEMIEAIVMDEFFFHYKQEIWLGYLEKQKKKMVRPSTLNVLSQWQNPSVFIGKVVEVDENYMTVSHILTKESILLRRESDKPVPVGVHVYCFILPDGSNKENHYLAISSLVFFPVDHQEVFDNIEKQFGTKETLSASAFLKDLGATLWKLLGQNGYEGGEYTHFEVGVLQVAIDFLEKNNREYGKFIEIVEDYLVEQQPNARKEVAIAAGAIRFGQENGLFEPFDMTIKEIAETFEVSTSSLNKYYNDLTEYYRGK; from the coding sequence ATGGTAGGTCGAAATGATCCTTGTCCATGTGGTAGTGGAAAAAAATACAAAAAGTGCTGTGAGTCAAAGCAGACTGATTCAATAGAAGAGGTACAAACCGAAGAATTGGAACGAATATTACAATCTTTTTATGACCACTATCCAGAGCGTAAGGATATGGAAGAATACGCAGATCTTGTGCGTGATTGGAGCAAAACGATAGGTGACTATTTAGATTTAGAAATGATTGAAGCCATCGTAATGGATGAGTTCTTCTTCCATTATAAACAGGAGATATGGTTAGGCTATCTTGAAAAGCAAAAGAAAAAAATGGTACGACCTTCAACACTAAATGTTCTGAGTCAATGGCAAAATCCATCGGTTTTCATTGGGAAAGTGGTAGAAGTAGATGAGAACTATATGACGGTATCCCATATACTCACGAAAGAGAGCATTTTGCTTAGACGAGAAAGTGATAAACCCGTACCTGTTGGAGTTCATGTATACTGTTTCATCTTGCCAGATGGCTCTAACAAAGAAAATCATTATTTAGCTATTTCTAGCTTAGTTTTCTTCCCGGTTGATCATCAGGAAGTTTTTGATAATATAGAAAAACAATTTGGAACAAAAGAGACACTATCAGCTTCAGCCTTTCTCAAGGACTTGGGAGCAACCTTATGGAAATTGCTTGGACAAAATGGCTATGAGGGTGGAGAGTATACACACTTTGAAGTCGGAGTATTACAAGTAGCCATAGATTTCCTGGAGAAAAATAATCGTGAATATGGCAAGTTTATAGAAATAGTGGAAGATTATTTAGTGGAGCAACAGCCAAATGCGCGTAAGGAAGTTGCAATTGCTGCCGGAGCCATTAGATTTGGTCAAGAAAATGGATTATTTGAACCATTTGATATGACGATAAAAGAAATTGCAGAGACATTTGAAGTTTCCACCTCTTCTCTAAATAAGTACTATAACGATTTAACAGAGTATTACAGAGGAAAATAG
- a CDS encoding YfhD family protein, whose amino-acid sequence MGRDNKQGKSNNKDSLPQTPKNLKIKPSDIREEFAKEFEELEKTNPKAKRK is encoded by the coding sequence ATGGGAAGAGACAATAAGCAGGGTAAAAGTAACAACAAAGATTCACTACCTCAAACGCCTAAAAATTTAAAAATCAAACCAAGTGACATTCGAGAAGAATTTGCCAAGGAATTTGAAGAACTTGAAAAAACTAATCCGAAAGCAAAAAGAAAATAA
- the ptsP gene encoding phosphoenolpyruvate--protein phosphotransferase, translating to MIENLIGIAASSGIAIGKAFLMIEPDLTVTKSTVSNKDDEITRFHGAVDAAKLELQKIRDRAEIDLGSENAAIFDAHLLVLGDPELLGSVEGKINEEAVNAEFALQETADTLIVMFEQLDNEYMRERAADIRDVTKRVIAKLLGVEIPNIGSINEEVVIISKDLAPSDTAQLNRAFAKGFTTDMGGRTSHSAIMARSLEIPAVVGTKKATSAIKQGDLIVVDGDNGEVLINPPNDVIESYVAKRNEQEAEKKELSLLKDKQTITLDGIHVEVAANIGTPKDVESVLENGGEGVGLYRTEFLYMERDSLPTEEEQFQAYKQVLEQMGDKPVVVRTLDIGGDKQLPYLNLPEEMNPFLGFRAIRLCLEEQTIFRTQLRALLRASNFGNLKIMFPMIATLEEFREAKKLLLEEKAQLQQEGTLVSDHIEVGIMVEIPSTAILADQFAKEVDFFSVGTNDLIQYTMAADRMNESVAYLYQPYHPAILRLVKMVIEAAHSQGKWAGMCGEMAGDSIAIPLLIGLGLDEFSMSAPSMLKARSQINQLTQVEMKQLAEKALSMQTSEQVKQYVKETLEV from the coding sequence ATGATAGAAAATTTAATAGGAATTGCTGCATCCAGTGGTATTGCCATTGGTAAAGCCTTTTTGATGATAGAACCGGATTTAACTGTTACTAAAAGTACAGTTTCTAATAAAGACGATGAGATTACTCGATTTCATGGGGCAGTAGATGCTGCTAAACTAGAGTTGCAAAAGATTCGTGACCGTGCTGAGATTGACTTAGGATCGGAAAACGCTGCGATTTTTGATGCACATTTGCTTGTCCTTGGTGACCCTGAATTATTGGGTTCAGTAGAAGGTAAAATAAACGAGGAAGCAGTAAATGCAGAGTTTGCTTTACAGGAAACTGCCGATACATTAATAGTGATGTTTGAACAACTTGATAATGAGTATATGCGTGAGCGTGCAGCTGATATTAGGGATGTAACGAAGAGAGTAATTGCAAAGCTCTTAGGAGTAGAAATTCCAAATATCGGGTCAATCAATGAAGAGGTTGTTATCATATCCAAAGATTTAGCACCTTCAGACACAGCTCAACTAAACAGAGCATTTGCTAAAGGATTTACAACAGATATGGGAGGCCGCACGTCCCATTCAGCTATTATGGCTCGCTCATTAGAGATCCCTGCTGTTGTTGGTACAAAAAAAGCTACATCTGCTATTAAACAAGGAGATTTGATCGTTGTGGACGGAGATAATGGTGAAGTACTTATAAATCCTCCAAACGATGTTATTGAGAGCTATGTAGCAAAAAGAAATGAACAAGAAGCTGAGAAGAAGGAGCTCTCATTGCTGAAAGATAAACAAACTATCACATTGGATGGTATACATGTGGAAGTAGCTGCAAACATCGGAACACCAAAAGACGTAGAAAGTGTACTTGAAAATGGTGGAGAAGGAGTCGGGCTTTATCGTACCGAGTTTTTGTATATGGAACGAGATTCCTTACCAACAGAGGAAGAACAGTTCCAAGCATATAAGCAAGTGCTTGAACAAATGGGTGATAAGCCCGTGGTTGTTCGAACATTGGATATTGGAGGGGACAAGCAACTCCCATATTTAAATCTTCCAGAAGAAATGAATCCATTTCTTGGTTTCCGAGCAATTCGTCTTTGCTTAGAGGAACAAACAATTTTCAGAACTCAACTTCGTGCTTTACTACGTGCAAGTAATTTCGGTAATCTTAAAATAATGTTCCCAATGATTGCGACTCTGGAGGAATTCAGAGAAGCAAAAAAACTATTACTAGAAGAAAAAGCTCAGCTTCAGCAGGAAGGTACATTAGTATCCGATCATATTGAAGTTGGTATTATGGTAGAAATTCCTTCGACAGCAATACTAGCTGATCAATTTGCCAAAGAAGTGGACTTTTTTAGTGTTGGAACAAATGATTTAATCCAATATACGATGGCTGCAGATAGAATGAACGAATCAGTTGCCTATTTATATCAGCCTTATCATCCAGCTATTTTACGATTAGTTAAAATGGTTATCGAAGCTGCGCATTCCCAAGGGAAATGGGCGGGTATGTGTGGGGAGATGGCAGGAGATTCAATTGCCATTCCATTATTGATTGGCTTGGGGTTAGATGAGTTCTCTATGAGTGCTCCTTCTATGCTAAAAGCTAGAAGCCAGATCAATCAGCTGACGCAAGTGGAGATGAAACAGCTTGCGGAAAAGGCGCTGTCTATGCAAACTTCCGAGCAAGTGAAGCAATATGTAAAAGAAACCCTAGAAGTTTAA
- a CDS encoding phosphocarrier protein HPr: protein MTNHTYTVVAESGIHARPATGLVQTASKFVSDVFMEYKGKKVNLKSILGVMSLGVGQGGSISIFAEGTDQQEALEAIESFLKSEGIIES from the coding sequence ATGACAAATCATACGTATACAGTTGTAGCAGAATCAGGAATTCACGCAAGACCAGCAACGGGGCTTGTTCAAACCGCTTCAAAGTTTGTTTCAGATGTTTTCATGGAGTATAAAGGAAAAAAAGTTAATCTAAAATCTATTCTTGGTGTTATGTCCCTAGGTGTAGGTCAAGGAGGAAGTATTTCCATATTCGCTGAAGGAACTGACCAACAAGAAGCATTGGAGGCCATTGAAAGTTTCCTTAAATCTGAGGGGATTATTGAGTCATGA
- a CDS encoding mannitol-1-phosphate 5-dehydrogenase, whose translation MNAVHFGAGNIGRGFIGLLLHKSGYRTCFVDVNAEIVNLLNEKKQYTVKLAEASRKELLVENVHAINSLKNPELVIDEVANADIVTAAVGPNILPLIAGLIAKGLKKRLTQSKKALTIIACENMIGGSTFLKEKVYEELTNDEKVQFETYFSFPNAAVDRIVPNQTNVDKLEVTVEPFYEWVVDESEIKGTNPPVQGVTFVQDLEPFIERKLFTVNTGHAVVAYFGYLAGIRNMHEALEKTEIREMIEQVLKETSRYLTATYSFDEKAHAEYVQKIINRFANPYISDDTTRVGRSPMRKLKNNDRLVRPATKYVEMFRENPLYLARGIAAALHYDFIEDPEANEIQAMIEQKGIQFAIERTTGIKPGTELFEMIQKQYEEMALKKIK comes from the coding sequence ATGAATGCTGTTCATTTTGGAGCAGGAAATATAGGTAGGGGATTTATCGGTTTATTATTGCACAAGTCAGGATATAGAACCTGTTTTGTAGATGTGAATGCAGAAATCGTTAATTTATTGAATGAGAAAAAACAGTACACTGTAAAGCTTGCTGAGGCATCTCGCAAAGAGCTACTCGTAGAAAATGTTCATGCGATTAACAGTTTAAAAAATCCCGAGCTTGTCATTGATGAGGTAGCGAATGCAGATATTGTAACTGCTGCAGTGGGACCAAATATACTTCCGTTAATAGCAGGATTAATAGCGAAGGGATTGAAAAAACGACTAACACAATCTAAAAAGGCTTTAACAATTATTGCATGCGAAAATATGATTGGTGGCAGTACCTTTTTAAAAGAAAAAGTATATGAAGAGTTAACGAATGACGAAAAGGTCCAGTTCGAAACGTATTTTAGCTTTCCAAATGCAGCAGTAGACCGAATTGTCCCAAACCAAACAAATGTCGATAAATTAGAGGTAACAGTTGAGCCATTTTACGAGTGGGTCGTGGATGAGTCAGAGATAAAAGGAACCAATCCCCCAGTTCAAGGAGTTACATTTGTTCAGGACTTGGAGCCGTTTATTGAACGTAAATTGTTCACAGTTAATACAGGGCATGCTGTTGTTGCTTATTTTGGTTATTTAGCCGGAATTCGTAATATGCATGAGGCTCTTGAGAAAACGGAAATAAGAGAAATGATTGAGCAAGTGCTGAAGGAGACTAGCAGATATTTGACTGCAACTTACTCGTTTGATGAAAAAGCACATGCTGAATACGTACAAAAAATCATAAATCGTTTTGCTAACCCATATATATCAGATGATACAACTCGAGTAGGGCGTTCACCGATGCGTAAACTCAAAAATAATGATCGACTTGTCCGCCCTGCAACCAAATATGTAGAAATGTTTAGGGAGAATCCTTTATACTTAGCTAGAGGGATAGCAGCAGCTTTACACTATGACTTTATAGAGGATCCAGAAGCAAATGAAATACAAGCTATGATTGAACAAAAAGGAATACAGTTTGCAATTGAAAGAACGACTGGTATTAAGCCAGGTACAGAATTATTTGAAATGATTCAAAAGCAGTATGAGGAAATGGCATTAAAGAAAATAAAATAA
- a CDS encoding PTS sugar transporter subunit IIA — MALPILAEENILLSQQLATKEEAIRLAGQILVDQGYVESGYIEKMLEREEMTSTYMGNFVAIPHGTDDAKKEVKETGIAIIQVPDGVDFGDGNIVKLIFGIAGKGNDHLDILSNIAITVSEVENVEKIVKATSPKDILSFFEGVN, encoded by the coding sequence ATGGCATTACCAATTTTAGCAGAAGAAAATATTTTACTAAGTCAACAATTAGCAACAAAGGAAGAAGCAATTCGTTTAGCAGGTCAGATTTTAGTGGACCAAGGTTATGTGGAGTCTGGCTATATAGAAAAAATGTTAGAACGAGAAGAGATGACATCAACGTATATGGGGAACTTTGTTGCAATTCCACATGGTACAGATGATGCAAAAAAAGAAGTGAAGGAAACAGGTATCGCTATTATTCAAGTTCCAGACGGTGTAGATTTTGGAGATGGCAATATAGTAAAACTTATTTTTGGAATTGCTGGTAAAGGTAATGATCACTTAGATATCCTATCTAATATTGCAATTACTGTTTCAGAAGTAGAGAATGTAGAAAAGATAGTTAAAGCAACTTCACCAAAGGATATTCTTTCCTTTTTTGAAGGAGTGAACTAA
- a CDS encoding BglG family transcription antiterminator, whose amino-acid sequence MLIIFISSREKMIIEALIVEQEEITIKELSKKIDVSSRTIQRDLNNVQSILDSYQLELIRKSGVGVQIIGNEQRKQELVHQLKKFTQREYTLEERLTLILCILYEAADPVKLYSLSKDLGVSISTVSADLMKLEEQLQPVQLSILKKRGYGVELSGTENAKRRAISYALSKTLKEEGLFSLIKEKIHQKSSNYEDPISERLMHLVDREKLGMIEEAMKDLYPDFSLSMTDSAYVGLIVHLALAIERILQGENITIDEAYLKQISLEPEYPIAKKIINMLMDRFEVDIPEAEVGYITMHLQGAKLRQQEGVLVEASNLELYRQAKRLIREMEKQTGFHLSDNESLLEGLVTHLKPAIYRIEQNMGIVNPLLEEIQTNYADLFDQVKAAARKVFPKLLVPNEEIGYLVMHFGSALIGVLGKGDLKAYIICSSGIGTSKLLASRLLREIQEISEVANISVFELNKLADTITDRDLIISTIYLQDFHREYIMVNPFLTTEEINQVQLYARRKMLVQKAHPSVKESHPTVDILTEKIEKLHYYSGVMLRILTNFRLSLLKQQSTVKQYIQEFCALLEDSQIIEEKELVVEALLEREKSGGIGIPGTKLALYHTRNEYVQKPSFTIHKLEHTIWIKGMDGSDVEVDTLLVLLSPESLSTAGLEVLSLISTLVIQNEQSIQLFETGDESQIHSFLAEAFEAFIPH is encoded by the coding sequence GTGTTGATTATATTTATTTCGAGCAGAGAAAAGATGATTATTGAAGCATTAATAGTAGAGCAGGAAGAAATAACGATTAAAGAATTATCTAAAAAAATCGATGTGAGTTCACGAACTATCCAGCGAGATTTAAATAATGTCCAAAGTATTTTAGATTCCTATCAGCTCGAACTGATTAGAAAATCAGGAGTCGGTGTACAAATCATAGGGAACGAACAAAGAAAGCAAGAATTAGTTCATCAGCTTAAAAAGTTCACGCAGAGGGAATACACGTTGGAAGAAAGGTTAACATTAATCCTATGTATCTTGTATGAAGCTGCTGATCCGGTCAAGCTCTATTCCCTTTCCAAGGATCTAGGAGTCTCCATTTCAACCGTCAGTGCAGATTTGATGAAATTAGAGGAGCAACTACAGCCTGTCCAGCTTTCTATTTTGAAAAAAAGAGGGTATGGTGTAGAACTATCAGGGACGGAAAATGCAAAACGTAGAGCTATAAGCTATGCATTATCTAAAACCTTGAAGGAAGAAGGATTGTTCTCCTTAATAAAAGAAAAGATTCATCAAAAATCGAGCAATTATGAGGATCCAATTTCTGAAAGATTAATGCATCTTGTTGATAGAGAAAAGTTAGGAATGATTGAAGAAGCAATGAAGGATCTATATCCGGATTTCTCTTTGTCGATGACAGATAGTGCTTACGTTGGGTTAATCGTTCATCTTGCTTTGGCTATTGAACGAATTTTGCAGGGAGAAAACATTACTATTGATGAAGCATATTTAAAACAAATTTCGCTTGAACCAGAATATCCTATTGCAAAAAAAATTATTAATATGCTCATGGACCGTTTCGAGGTGGATATCCCAGAAGCAGAGGTAGGATATATAACGATGCATCTTCAAGGAGCTAAACTTCGTCAACAAGAAGGGGTATTAGTTGAGGCTTCCAATTTAGAATTATATAGACAGGCGAAGAGATTAATTCGAGAGATGGAGAAGCAAACTGGCTTCCACCTATCAGACAATGAATCCCTTCTTGAAGGACTCGTTACTCATTTAAAGCCTGCTATCTATCGTATTGAGCAAAATATGGGTATAGTGAACCCCTTACTAGAGGAAATTCAAACGAATTATGCGGATTTGTTTGACCAAGTAAAGGCTGCTGCTAGAAAAGTCTTTCCAAAGCTACTAGTCCCAAACGAAGAAATTGGATATTTGGTTATGCATTTTGGATCTGCCTTAATTGGGGTATTAGGTAAGGGAGACCTAAAGGCTTATATTATTTGTTCCAGTGGAATTGGAACTTCTAAATTACTGGCATCACGGCTACTAAGGGAAATTCAAGAGATTTCGGAAGTAGCTAATATTTCCGTATTTGAACTAAATAAGCTGGCCGACACTATTACGGATAGAGATCTCATTATATCCACAATTTACCTGCAGGATTTTCACAGAGAGTACATTATGGTGAACCCTTTTTTAACTACAGAAGAGATTAACCAAGTTCAATTATATGCAAGAAGGAAAATGCTTGTACAAAAAGCTCATCCATCAGTTAAGGAAAGTCATCCAACTGTAGACATATTAACGGAAAAAATAGAAAAGCTACATTATTACTCAGGGGTAATGCTAAGGATATTGACCAATTTCCGACTTTCGTTGCTAAAACAGCAATCTACAGTCAAGCAATACATACAAGAGTTTTGTGCGTTGCTGGAGGATAGTCAAATCATTGAAGAAAAGGAACTGGTTGTAGAAGCATTGCTGGAGAGAGAAAAGAGTGGTGGTATTGGTATTCCAGGAACAAAACTTGCGCTATATCATACTCGTAACGAATATGTTCAAAAACCTTCGTTCACTATTCACAAGCTCGAACACACTATTTGGATAAAAGGCATGGATGGAAGTGACGTAGAAGTGGACACACTACTTGTATTACTTTCACCTGAATCACTCTCAACAGCAGGTTTAGAAGTACTAAGTTTGATCAGTACATTAGTAATTCAAAATGAACAAAGTATACAATTATTTGAAACAGGAGATGAATCTCAAATCCATTCATTTTTAGCAGAAGCATTTGAAGCATTTATCCCGCATTAA
- a CDS encoding PTS mannitol transporter subunit IICB: MSTEQQEQSAFKVKVQRFGSFLSGMIMPNIGAFIAWGLITALFIPTGWFPHAEFAELVDPMINYLLPILIGFTGGRLVHGIRGGVVGATVTMGVIVGADIPMFLGAMIVGPLGGWAIKQFDKLVEGKIRAGFEMLVNNFSAGIIGGGLTLFAYKLIGPAVNALTDFLAAGVQFIFDANLLPLASIFIEPAKVLFLNNAINHGILGPLGIEQAADAGKSMLFLLESNPGPGLGILLAFMFFGKGAAKQTAPGAVIIHFLGGIHEIYFPYILMKPFLLVAAIAGGASGIFTLQLFNAGLVAAPSPGSIFSILALTPKGSHLGVILAVVVATAVSFLIASIILKTSKDVAEDDLLKATEKTSSLKGKESRASEFIKPTATAGSIQETSLANVQHVIFACDAGMGSSAMGASILRNKMKKEGLDVSVTNTAISNLPADAEVIITHKDLTSRAKDKSPNAHHISVENFLNSPKYDELIEQLKK, translated from the coding sequence ATGAGTACAGAACAACAAGAACAATCGGCGTTCAAGGTTAAAGTACAACGTTTTGGTAGCTTTTTAAGTGGCATGATTATGCCGAATATCGGTGCGTTTATCGCATGGGGTCTCATTACAGCTTTATTTATACCAACTGGATGGTTCCCTCATGCAGAATTTGCGGAGCTAGTCGATCCGATGATCAATTATTTACTGCCAATTTTAATAGGTTTTACTGGAGGTCGTCTCGTTCACGGAATACGAGGTGGAGTAGTCGGTGCAACTGTAACAATGGGAGTAATTGTTGGAGCAGATATCCCAATGTTCCTTGGTGCGATGATAGTAGGTCCACTAGGTGGATGGGCTATCAAGCAATTTGATAAGCTAGTTGAAGGTAAAATTAGAGCTGGTTTTGAAATGCTCGTAAATAACTTTTCAGCAGGTATTATCGGTGGTGGTTTAACACTATTTGCATACAAACTAATAGGACCAGCAGTCAACGCATTGACGGATTTCCTTGCAGCTGGGGTTCAATTTATATTTGATGCAAATCTATTACCACTTGCAAGTATTTTCATAGAGCCAGCTAAAGTATTATTCTTAAATAATGCTATTAATCATGGGATATTAGGACCATTGGGAATTGAGCAGGCTGCAGACGCAGGTAAGTCCATGCTATTCTTATTAGAGTCAAACCCAGGTCCTGGTCTTGGTATTTTACTTGCATTCATGTTCTTTGGAAAAGGAGCGGCTAAACAAACTGCACCTGGAGCAGTCATTATTCATTTCCTAGGTGGGATTCATGAAATTTACTTCCCTTATATTTTGATGAAGCCATTTTTACTTGTAGCAGCCATTGCCGGTGGAGCATCTGGTATCTTCACACTTCAATTATTCAACGCTGGTTTAGTGGCAGCACCATCACCAGGAAGTATATTCTCAATATTAGCATTAACTCCGAAAGGAAGTCATTTAGGAGTTATATTAGCCGTAGTAGTTGCAACTGCAGTATCCTTCTTGATCGCTTCTATTATTCTTAAAACATCTAAAGATGTAGCGGAGGACGATTTACTAAAAGCAACAGAAAAAACTTCTTCACTTAAAGGGAAAGAAAGTAGAGCTTCTGAATTTATAAAACCAACGGCAACAGCTGGATCTATTCAAGAGACTTCCCTTGCAAATGTACAGCATGTTATATTCGCTTGTGACGCGGGGATGGGATCAAGTGCTATGGGAGCTTCTATTCTAAGAAACAAAATGAAAAAAGAGGGTCTTGATGTATCTGTAACAAATACAGCTATAAGCAATCTTCCAGCAGATGCAGAAGTAATTATTACTCATAAGGATTTAACGAGCCGTGCGAAGGATAAATCGCCAAATGCACATCATATTTCTGTAGAGAATTTCTTAAATAGCCCGAAATATGATGAGCTAATTGAGCAACTAAAAAAATAA
- a CDS encoding Ger(x)C family spore germination protein translates to MKKSIILLVLTILLTGCSDKELKVPLEDIGMVSTLSFDYIDEEMMKLTVAIPQFSPEAKENTQLFSVTTDMISKGIVEIEMQSDKKIVLNQLRVVLFNEEFAKHGRMRKVIRHLYRDSSVGNKVLIAIVKENGEEMLKADYPDKPNVNLYINDLLQPSINTAFNPNTNIHDFIYTQTSTVHDSIVPIVDKKDGIIKIEEVALFKGKEMLESIPHNEALIIQALQGRKNLAPLALDLGDGEEDKLVLDLISNKVKMKSNKSMEAPKLSITLKMEGTLVDYVGYRVGELESMEKLSELEEDIDKHTSKQVEEFLDKLKELEVDPIGLAEEFRKHYHGKWDKEKTNDIISKLQVDVHVETSIISTGNLK, encoded by the coding sequence ATGAAGAAGAGTATCATACTACTCGTTTTAACGATATTGTTAACCGGTTGCTCCGATAAAGAGCTGAAAGTGCCTTTAGAGGATATTGGAATGGTTAGTACACTCTCATTTGACTATATTGATGAAGAAATGATGAAATTAACTGTTGCAATTCCACAATTTTCACCAGAGGCTAAAGAGAATACGCAACTCTTCTCGGTAACTACAGATATGATTTCTAAAGGGATTGTTGAGATCGAAATGCAATCGGACAAAAAAATTGTCTTAAATCAGCTAAGGGTAGTGCTTTTCAATGAGGAATTTGCAAAGCATGGAAGAATGAGGAAAGTGATACGACATTTATATCGGGATTCATCAGTTGGCAATAAGGTACTTATTGCTATTGTAAAGGAAAATGGTGAAGAAATGTTAAAAGCTGATTACCCAGACAAACCAAATGTCAATTTATATATTAATGATCTATTACAGCCTAGTATTAATACTGCTTTCAATCCAAATACGAATATTCATGACTTTATATATACCCAAACTAGTACAGTCCATGATTCTATTGTTCCGATAGTTGATAAAAAAGATGGGATAATTAAAATCGAAGAGGTTGCCTTATTTAAGGGGAAAGAAATGTTAGAAAGTATACCCCATAACGAAGCACTTATAATACAAGCACTCCAGGGGAGAAAAAACCTTGCACCGTTAGCTTTAGACCTAGGAGATGGAGAAGAAGATAAGCTTGTGTTGGATTTAATCAGTAATAAGGTAAAGATGAAAAGTAATAAAAGTATGGAAGCACCAAAGTTATCTATTACTTTAAAAATGGAAGGAACTCTTGTAGATTATGTAGGATATAGAGTTGGTGAACTAGAAAGTATGGAAAAATTATCCGAATTGGAAGAGGATATAGACAAGCATACCTCCAAGCAGGTCGAAGAATTTCTAGATAAGTTAAAAGAATTAGAAGTAGACCCCATTGGTTTAGCGGAAGAATTCCGGAAACATTATCATGGTAAATGGGATAAAGAGAAAACTAATGATATTATTAGCAAACTACAGGTAGACGTTCACGTAGAAACTTCTATTATTAGTACAGGTAATCTAAAGTAA